CGAACTGTTGCGAAAGCGCTGACCTGCTGTTTGAAGCACGTACCGCAGTGTGAATATATAGGCCCTTATGATGACTAAGGCGAACAAAAGCGGGATCGAATTAGTGAATTTTTTCGCTCGGAAGTGCTCTTTTCTACTAACTGGCCGCCTTCGTTATTATGTGCAGCATTAGGATTGGTTTGCATTTTCTCTAACCAAAAATATTGGCGTaaggttgctttttttttaatgactacCGGCTCTGACTATTATACGGGGCTCCAAGACATACCAATAATTCGTGAATGAGGCTCTAGGAAAAGTCATCTGTACAAAGTAGCCATATGATGTAATCTAGAAACTTGTGACCTTGAGTTTCTTGAACTTGAGCCATGATTTCCGACTACGAGAGAAACagcttgcaaaatagtgccctcAAGATACGATATCGTCACGGATTTCTACAAGGATACGGGAAACAAATGTGAAGGAACACGGTGCCATAAACTAAACTCACTGACACGTGGCCTTGCAAAACCAGGGAGAGGTGTCGCTCATCTGCCACCTCATGTACGCTGTTGTGCACGATCTAATTTCGGCTGCGTCGCTGCAATGTGGCAGTTTTTCTGCGTTGCGTTTGCTTTCCCTCTGACCGCGCCAGAACTACGAAGGATGTATAACTCACTGAGGACATCGGTTTCGTCGATAATCTCTGACTGGATGATCTCCTCGATGACGTCCTCGAGTGTCACCAGGCCCGTCACGTTGTAAGAGGGGTCGCGGTTTTCAGTCTGCACCACTTGTCGCACGAATGCCATGTGCGAGTGACCCTTCTTGAACTCGCGCAGAAGCGAGTCGAGTGTCTCGTCCTGGAACACGAAGCTGAGCGGGTGCTTGTAGAAGCTGCACACAGTAGCCAGCGGGATGGCGTCGTCGGGGTCCACGAACGTCAGGTCCTTGGTGTTCAGGAGCGACACAATGTTCTGCTTGGTGCCTTCGTAGACGGGGATGCGTGTGTAGCCGCGCTTGACGATTTCACTCATGGTCTCGAAGTCGAGCACAGCATCATACGGAAGCATGTACACATCCTCGATGCGCGTCATGATGTCAGCTGCTGTTTTCTTTGTCAGTTCCAGAGCACCGAAGATGATGTTAAGCTCTTCATTCTCGAGTTGCGCGTAGTCCTTGGTGATTCGAAGATATTCGGTAAGTTTCTCGCGGTCGAATACATTACCGATCTCCTCTCCGAGCACACAGTCCAGCAGCTTGGAGATTGGCCACGAGAGAGGAAACGTGATTATCATAAACAATTTGGTTATCAGTATTGTACGCGCACCAATGGCAAGTCCGTATCTGGAGCAAATGGCCTGCGGGATGATTTCTCCCAGCAAAACAATGCCTAAGGTGGACAGTAGCACTGCCACGGGGCCGGAGCTCAGCATCTCGTCCAGCAGGATGGTGAAACTGCTGTTGACGCACACGTTGCCGAGCACCAGGGTGCAGAGCAGGTAATTTCCGCGACGCCGTAGCGGTAGTATTTTGCGCGCGTAGTCTCGTTCCTCGGGAGTGCCGCATGACTCGATGACTTTGAGTTCGGTTTTGTCGAGCGCCATGAGACCCAGCGTGAGCCCGCTGAAGAGGCCGGACCAGACAAGCAGCGTGCCGATGAGCAAGAGGTTGGCCCAGACAGGCACCAGCGGTGTTTCGCCTTCGAGCGTGACGAGCGGGTCGTTGCCTTGGTGCACCCAGCGGCCGGAAAGCGACACGCACAGTTGGTACTCGCCCGGATGGGGAAGCTTGAGGGTGACGCGCGCGGCGAGGCCTCCGTGCAGCGGCCGCAGCTCCCAAGTGTCGACGAGCACCTGCTCGTGGCACAACACTCCGCGGGCCGCTTTCTCAGTGGTGAGCGTGACGCGCGTGCGCTCCGAAAAGTTGGAGCCCAGCAGCAGGAGCGGCACCTCCTCGCCCACGGGTAGCACCATGAAGCCGGCCTTGCTGGTGGACACCGTCTCGACGCCACCGCGCACGCCCGAAACCACGGCCACGTCCGGGTCACCTGTGCTGCGAAGCCGCGCTTGAATCAACGCCGTCAGTCGCCCGCCTGCGGCCCACTTACGCAGTCAAGCTGACAGCAGGTCCCTGGTGCACCCAGTCCTCGCCATTTCGCAGGCAGAGAAACCAGCGGCCCCGCCACGGCAGCACAACCGTGGTGGAGCCGTTCTTGTCCGTGGAGGACGGCTGCAGCGCGGACGCATGGCCGCAGCTGCTTCCGCGCTCGGCGTCGCGAGGCGTGAAACTCACGCGCTCGCTGTCCAGATCCGAGCCAAGCAGGAGCAGCCAAGTCTGCTGACCCACGGACACCGGCTCGTCGCTGTGCCAGCGACCGTCGCGTCCCATCACGAGCACGCCGTCCACGGtggcggccaccgcggccgccaCCGCCGCGCATAGCACCATCAGCAGAGCGCTGGCCGCCACCATCGGAGCCTGCTCATCCCAGCGCTGTCGCCCACGGGCGCGTCTCCTGGGCTTCCGGGCGCGCCGGCTGGCTCGGCTGCCGTGGCATCGCCTGCGTACCCAAACACAGTTCAGCGCTGTTCTCGCGGCACATGCACAGCTGAGCGCACCGCCATTGAGCCCGGCGCCCTTTCGAGAAGGGGTTCCTAAAGATCTTCGGGATATATTGTGGGCGCCGACGCCATGACTTCACCGTCGTCGTTATCTTCGCTGGCAGCGTTatttagtgtgtttttttttgcggcgTCTCTGCTATAGCTAACGACTGAGACGCTAGCGAAGAACCTAGAAAATATAGTTGTACAATTAATAGATGGAAGGACGGCAAGCATGGGCGGCACCTGCAACAAACGCGGGGAGCTATAATATTCCAGTCTAGACAAAGAGGAAGAAGCACTGTTGGGCAGGTCAGCAAGCCGTGATTAATTTGTCCATGTTCAAATTCAGTAAAGGTTGAATTGACATgtcatcatgtttttttttccaaaaacaCAATATTTCCACCTGCGCGTGTTTTTGAAGGTCTCTTTGAAGAtcactttgttttattttcttgccACTCTGTTATTTTCACGGACGCAGCTAAGAGTTTAGAGATGGCAGTGGTTGGCATCTTTTCCACTCAGCTGGTCTTTCACTTTCCGTCTTCCTGATTACACTCCAATCTTTCTCGCAGAGCTTTCTGGTAATTATATCGGCCATCAGAAAGTTGTGCGATTAGAAATCTAAAGGAATAGTTATTACAGATGTTATTTTGGTCTCTGCAAATCTAACCTCTACGGTACTACTAAGCGGTCGCCTCTTctgattgttttttttcttttttcttttttacaatcaTGCAGTTCGTCTGAAGTTTGCTTTGTGTCTGTTACTGGACACAATGGAATCTTCCTTAAAGGACTCTGCAGACTCTCTCGCATTGCCTTCACTCAGTGGTCGGCTTTGAAATGTTCTTCCAAATTTTATTTTACTGCACGAGCTACATTTAAACGGCTTTTATTTGACAGTGCGAGGAATCAGCATCTCATTTCTCGGCTGATGATTTCCAGCGCCTACAATTCCAGTGGAACGCGAGAAAATGTCTCTCAAGACAATGCGAGGTGACGTTATCAAACTACTGCTGTTGATTTCCGTGTCTAAATATTTACCTTCATGGATCTAGTTTCTGTATAGTTAACCCCTGTTCTTTGTGTAACGAACCAGAAGCAATATATAACTTATTTCCTGCCACCGCTCCTCCTCCCTCCGCAGGGTGTTCCTCGTACTTATAACTATTAATCCAGGATTTTCAACACCACACTTATTGTCATTTGGTCCGTGTTTATTAGTTACCAATAACAGGTATATTATAACTGAACTGAGTGTGGATTTGTTGTTCTGCATATTACAGCTTCTCTTAAGTGCGTGGTACGTTGGTTATATTGGTAGCGGTGGCCGAACATGGTGCACTTTAAGTTTTTTGTTACGTAATCCTTTATAAAAACACTTTAAGTTTTTTGTTACGTAATCCTTTATAAAAAACATTGTTATGCTTGTTAAATTGGGCAAGGTCTCcttttttattgctttttgtTCTTTATCGGATGTATTTTTTAACTCCTCCAGGGTGGCCGATCTCCatcgtgggtacgagccatgtgtTGAggcggcaacaacaacaacgacaacgagaaCAACAAAGGAACAATACATTGATGAATTAATAGATAGACGAGATAACAAATCGTTTTTGAATTGGAGCAACAGATCAGGTGCCAAAGGAATGGAACCAGATGACTTCACTTTGCGATGACAAGTCCACTTTATAAATCAAAATATATGTGCCTGTATTGTGTCTTAAACCTATGCTTCAGATGTACCTTTATCAATTTGTTTCCGTGCGTTGTGGGCTGAAGAAGAGCACATAGTGTATTTATCTTTAATGCACTTAGCATTCTTAGAGTACTAACCCCACTTTGGTGTGCAGCTAAGTGCTATTGCATgagaacttgggtcactgggtatgttccCTTTCTTGGTCAATGCCCCAGAATTGATATGTACCCGAATAGACAAGCGGGACCAGAGCATTCAGTGGCACTAGCGATGCGCCATTGAATATGTGCCCCAATTGACAACTTGAGCCACGAAGTACGTGGACACAATGGGGATGCACCAGAAGTAGTGGCTGGGtgtcagaaagagagagagatggtaACCACGGGTCACAAAGATAAAACACATTAATACAGATTGCAAGAACTGGTAAACACAGTAAACACATGAAAATGAGAAAGCCGATAAAAGGGCTTACTACTGTGTCTGTGGACAACACTGGTGTAATAATAACTGTTCAAATTTTACAGAATTTGTTTCACTGACGATACCATCAAGAAGTACATTCCTATCCGATATGGCAGTCGGCAGAAATGATTTATTGAAAGCGTTAGTTGAACCATGAATGCGTTGAACACTGTGACAACTAAATAGACGTCGTGATGATCTCATGGGCGGCAGAATTGCGCTGCCACGAAAATGAGGAAAATGATAATATAGCTTATGAAAAAGGCAGAGACTTGCTATCTTACGACGGGATGCCAGGGGGCTTAGACCAATCGAAGCTTTGATGTTAGTAACGCTCAACACAGAATCATATTTGGATATTATAAAACGAGCATCTCGATTTTGTATTGCCTCTAACGCCTAGATTAAGTACTCTTGATGGGGGTTCCAGATAGgggatgcgtattcaagtttggtACGGATGAAAGTTTCGTATGTGATTAGTCTAACCGTGGGCGAAGCAAACGTGAGTGATCGTCTGATGAAACCTAGTGCTTTGGAAACGCTTGCAGAAAGCGACGTGATGTGCTTTGACCAGCTTAAATTACTTGTTATTTTTATGCCTACATACCTATAAGATTCTACTTGCGATAGCACGGTAGTGTTTAGCGTGTATCAGAAGTGTAGGTTAGATCTTTTACGAGACACGTGCATAGACTTACATTTTGATACATTTAACTGCACGAGCCAGGTGGAACACCAATTTTGGATTAAGGTTAAATCATCCTGCAACAATAATTCATCGTTAATAGCAGAGATACGGCGGTAGAGAacgcaatcatccgcaaacaGACGAATGGATGATGAAATTTCAGCAGGAAGGTCATTGATAAAGATTAGGAACAGAAGCGGGCCAAGAACAGGGAGCCCTGAGGGACTCCGTAGATAACGTTAGTAGAGGTAGAAGGTTGACTTTCGAGGACGCTGTACTGCGATCGATTAGTTAAAAAGCAGTGAATCCATGAAAGTATCAACGGGTCCAGTGAAAGGCAGGAAAGTTTAGTCATGAGGCGCTGGTGGGGAACACGGTCAAAAGCCTTAGAAAAATCAAGGtaaatgacgtcagtttgaaaGAATGAGTCTAGGTTTAAGCGCCGGTCAGTCGTGAATTCAAAAAGTTGAGATTCGCACGAGAAGCCAGACCGAAATGCGTGTTGGTTTGAGCAGAAAAGGGGGGAATTATTATCCAGGTGCTTTGCCACGTAGGAGTAAATTATATGCTCAATAAGTTCGTATGCAATGCATGTTAACGAGATAAGACGATAATTTGACGGATCGGAGCGGCTTCCTGCCTTAACAACCGGTACCACTCTGCTTACCTTCCAATGTGACGGAATTTGGCCACTGGGAATAGACTGCGTGAAAATTATTTGTAGTGCGCCACTGCATATTACTTTTTTGCCTTTAAGGATTTTAGAAGATATGTTGTCAGGCCCAGGGGCACTGGATATACTTAAATTATCAATTATTTTTACAAATTCCTTCTGCCGAGATACTAACTGGTGGCATTTGTGCGAAATTTGGGCTGAGTGGTATAGGAATATTAGCAGCTGGTTCCTGGGTGAAAACGGACGTGAAGTACGCATTCAAAACGTCAGAACGAAGCTCCTTCGGGACGGCAGAACCATCCTGATACAATAAAGAGATGTTATGCGAGCCACTACGGTTGGGAGTTAACAGGGTCCAAAACTTTTTTGGGTTATTTATGAGGATGTCAAGTAAGTCCCTGTTGTAGCAGTGTAGTTTCGTGCTCCTCAGCAACTTCGTATAATTATGCAGACACTCCAAGTACTTTTCCCATTTTAGTGCTGAATTGGAGCTCTTGGCTTCCCTGGACAGCCGCTTTTTCTTGTTACATAATTTTCTTAATGAATTTGTAAACCTCGGTTTCCCGGCCTACCGCGAATGCAAAGGAGGGGTACATATGATTCTATTAGAGAGAGAATTTCTTCTTTATAGGAAGTCCagttttcatcaatagacctatTAGAAGCTGATTGTTCAAAGTGTTGAAAAAATTCGACCGTTTCCTCATTAATTTTGGAAAAATCTGTTCTGCTGTAGTCGCGAATGTACTCTACTGAACGTTGGCGCGAGGAAATTGAAACAGCGAGGTTGAACAACACTAACATATGATCGCTAAGACCGTCGGTGGATGACAATGACTGAATTAGCACAGGATCTGACACAAGGACAATATCAAGGGT
This Dermacentor albipictus isolate Rhodes 1998 colony chromosome 1, USDA_Dalb.pri_finalv2, whole genome shotgun sequence DNA region includes the following protein-coding sequences:
- the LOC135907927 gene encoding unextended protein-like isoform X3, with the protein product MVAASALLMVLCAAVAAAVAATVDGVLVMGRDGRWHSDEPVSVGQQTWLLLLGSDLDSERVSFTPRDAERGSSCGHASALQPSSTDKNGSTTVVLPWRGRWFLCLRNGEDWVHQGPAVSLTATGDPDVAVVSGVRGGVETVSTSKAGFMVLPVGEEVPLLLLGSNFSERTRVTLTTEKAARGVLCHEQVLVDTWELRPLHGGLAARVTLKLPHPGEYQLCVSLSGRWVHQGNDPLVTLEGETPLVPVWANLLLIGTLLVWSGLFSGLTLGLMALDKTELKVIESCGTPEERDYARKILPLRRRGNYLLCTLVLGNVCVNSSFTILLDEMLSSGPVAVLLSTLGIVLLGEIIPQAICSRYGLAIGARTILITKLFMIITFPLSWPISKLLDCVLGEEIGNVFDREKLTEYLRITKDYAQLENEELNIIFGALELTKKTAADIMTRIEDVYMLPYDAVLDFETMSEIVKRGYTRIPVYEGTKQNIVSLLNTKDLTFVDPDDAIPLATVCSFYKHPLSFVFQDETLDSLLREFKKGHSHMAFVRQVVQTENRDPSYNVTGLVTLEDVIEEIIQSEIIDETDVLTDNRRKQRRKDAQLLQDFTDFLKIGSGQQGKNVVSAQLAFATYQFLSTAVRAFTAEYVTPAVLRRLMAQNIFFAIKPSSGKNIFDAGKPCDFFTVVLEGRVRVTVGRESLVFEAGPFSYFGLPALTVEKGAFVPDYTVAPLSYVVYMKVSHSVYVAALRASRLGKTDDPNDGAMQESNVPTEDQKQTTANSTDVKPTTPAVAWSEPANA
- the LOC135907927 gene encoding metal transporter CNNM4-like isoform X2, whose translation is MLSVLCDASDKGCALSTSAPRVASRCNLQRDADDEDDSPAARTPAGAVVTRRPRFSARRCHGSRASRRARKPRRRARGRQRWDEQAPMVAASALLMVLCAAVAAAVAATVDGVLVMGRDGRWHSDEPVSVGQQTWLLLLGSDLDSERVSFTPRDAERGSSCGHASALQPSSTDKNGSTTVVLPWRGRWFLCLRNGEDWVHQGPAVSLTATGDPDVAVVSGVRGGVETVSTSKAGFMVLPVGEEVPLLLLGSNFSERTRVTLTTEKAARGVLCHEQVLVDTWELRPLHGGLAARVTLKLPHPGEYQLCVSLSGRWVHQGNDPLVTLEGETPLVPVWANLLLIGTLLVWSGLFSGLTLGLMALDKTELKVIESCGTPEERDYARKILPLRRRGNYLLCTLVLGNVCVNSSFTILLDEMLSSGPVAVLLSTLGIVLLGEIIPQAICSRYGLAIGARTILITKLFMIITFPLSWPISKLLDCVLGEEIGNVFDREKLTEYLRITKDYAQLENEELNIIFGALELTKKTAADIMTRIEDVYMLPYDAVLDFETMSEIVKRGYTRIPVYEGTKQNIVSLLNTKDLTFVDPDDAIPLATVCSFYKHPLSFVFQDETLDSLLREFKKGHSHMAFVRQVVQTENRDPSYNVTGLVTLEDVIEEIIQSEIIDETDVLTDNRRKQRRKDAQLLQDFTDFLKIGSGQQGKNVVSAQLAFATYQFLSTAVRAFTAEYVTPAVLRRLMAQNIFFAIKPSSGKNIFDAGKPCDFFTVVLEGRVRVTVGRESLVFEAGPFSYFGLPALTVEKGAFVPDYTVAPLSYVVYMKVSHSVYVAALRASRLGKTDDPNDGAMQESNVPTEDQKQTTANSTDVKPTTPAVAWSEPANA
- the LOC135907927 gene encoding metal transporter CNNM4-like isoform X1 translates to MLSVLCDASDKGCALSTSAPRVASRCNLQRDADDEDDSPAARTPAGAVVTRRPRFSARYCRRCHGSRASRRARKPRRRARGRQRWDEQAPMVAASALLMVLCAAVAAAVAATVDGVLVMGRDGRWHSDEPVSVGQQTWLLLLGSDLDSERVSFTPRDAERGSSCGHASALQPSSTDKNGSTTVVLPWRGRWFLCLRNGEDWVHQGPAVSLTATGDPDVAVVSGVRGGVETVSTSKAGFMVLPVGEEVPLLLLGSNFSERTRVTLTTEKAARGVLCHEQVLVDTWELRPLHGGLAARVTLKLPHPGEYQLCVSLSGRWVHQGNDPLVTLEGETPLVPVWANLLLIGTLLVWSGLFSGLTLGLMALDKTELKVIESCGTPEERDYARKILPLRRRGNYLLCTLVLGNVCVNSSFTILLDEMLSSGPVAVLLSTLGIVLLGEIIPQAICSRYGLAIGARTILITKLFMIITFPLSWPISKLLDCVLGEEIGNVFDREKLTEYLRITKDYAQLENEELNIIFGALELTKKTAADIMTRIEDVYMLPYDAVLDFETMSEIVKRGYTRIPVYEGTKQNIVSLLNTKDLTFVDPDDAIPLATVCSFYKHPLSFVFQDETLDSLLREFKKGHSHMAFVRQVVQTENRDPSYNVTGLVTLEDVIEEIIQSEIIDETDVLTDNRRKQRRKDAQLLQDFTDFLKIGSGQQGKNVVSAQLAFATYQFLSTAVRAFTAEYVTPAVLRRLMAQNIFFAIKPSSGKNIFDAGKPCDFFTVVLEGRVRVTVGRESLVFEAGPFSYFGLPALTVEKGAFVPDYTVAPLSYVVYMKVSHSVYVAALRASRLGKTDDPNDGAMQESNVPTEDQKQTTANSTDVKPTTPAVAWSEPANA